The Solibacillus sp. FSL R7-0682 genome includes a window with the following:
- a CDS encoding phosphate starvation-inducible protein PhoH, whose product MAEYKIVKLDGGHAFSLEGRAMNVSNEPMDHVTFIDQYEIGNADLSDFNVLVVTDFIDQEYLYEQKEVIEQFLNEGKIVVSCAHLFRPWLPGAGLFMPQKITKHSDYFMEPAHDNTFYRNVDMQELTYRKGVSGFYARGSHPIVNKESEVVLRFTDGTPIAFIDRTATKGTVVASAARDFLTYATGENSTQLIAPQFLAWLDEELLRLKGAQA is encoded by the coding sequence ATGGCGGAGTACAAGATTGTCAAGCTGGATGGCGGACATGCGTTTAGCTTAGAAGGCCGTGCAATGAATGTTTCAAACGAGCCAATGGACCACGTAACATTTATTGACCAATATGAAATTGGCAACGCCGATTTATCTGATTTCAATGTTTTAGTTGTAACGGATTTTATCGATCAAGAGTATTTATATGAACAAAAAGAAGTAATTGAGCAATTTTTAAACGAGGGAAAAATCGTTGTTTCATGCGCACATCTTTTCCGTCCATGGTTACCTGGTGCTGGTTTATTCATGCCTCAAAAAATTACGAAGCATTCGGACTACTTCATGGAGCCTGCTCATGACAACACATTTTACCGCAATGTAGATATGCAAGAATTGACGTACCGTAAAGGCGTTTCAGGGTTTTATGCACGTGGTTCACACCCAATCGTCAATAAAGAATCAGAAGTTGTTTTACGCTTTACTGATGGTACACCAATTGCCTTTATCGATCGTACCGCTACAAAAGGTACAGTAGTTGCAAGTGCTGCGCGCGACTTCCTAACATATGCAACAGGTGAAAATTCAACGCAATTAATCGCACCACAATTTTTAGCCTGGTTAGATGAAGAATTATTACGTTTAAAAGGAGCACAAGCATGA
- a CDS encoding ABC transporter substrate-binding protein, with protein sequence MFKRKSLVATLALSTAALVACSNDEATNPSSDSGAEVQTTLEEKIVVDQAGTEVTIPGEVNRIVSGGILPYFHTWYVATNSTKEIVGMHPNSYNAAENSMLAKLSPDVLKADTSFVQNGEMNVEELMKINPDVYFELATDEKSIELARKAGINTVAIKAIDAAAAEPLATFNSWLELTGQIANTTERADKFLEVGTAVQNEIYEKIDGLTKEQKPNALMMYQLSDQAITVSGKNFFGNQWLNATGANDVAENDVQGRKDVNMEQIYQWNPEIIFLTNFTEIQPEDLYNNTIEGQDWSQVEAVKNKQVYKIPLGIYRWFPPSGDAPLMLKWLANINQPELFNYDMNAEIKSYYKEFYEYDVTDEEVEQILHPSSAAAKY encoded by the coding sequence ATGTTCAAACGTAAATCATTAGTAGCAACACTTGCTTTATCAACAGCAGCACTTGTAGCTTGTTCAAATGATGAAGCAACAAATCCATCGTCTGACTCAGGTGCAGAGGTGCAAACAACTTTAGAGGAAAAAATTGTAGTTGACCAAGCAGGTACTGAAGTAACAATTCCTGGTGAAGTAAATCGTATCGTATCAGGCGGTATTTTACCGTACTTCCATACGTGGTATGTAGCGACAAACTCAACAAAAGAAATCGTGGGTATGCATCCAAACTCATACAATGCAGCTGAAAACTCTATGTTAGCGAAGCTTTCACCAGACGTTTTGAAAGCGGATACTTCATTTGTACAAAACGGTGAAATGAACGTGGAAGAATTAATGAAAATTAATCCGGACGTATATTTTGAACTAGCAACAGATGAAAAATCTATTGAACTAGCACGAAAAGCGGGAATCAACACTGTAGCGATTAAAGCAATTGATGCTGCGGCAGCAGAGCCACTTGCAACATTCAATAGCTGGTTAGAATTAACGGGGCAAATCGCAAATACAACAGAGCGAGCGGACAAGTTTTTGGAAGTTGGGACAGCTGTTCAAAACGAAATTTATGAAAAGATCGATGGCTTAACGAAAGAACAAAAGCCAAACGCGTTAATGATGTATCAATTATCTGACCAAGCCATTACGGTAAGTGGTAAAAACTTCTTTGGTAATCAATGGTTAAATGCAACAGGGGCTAATGATGTTGCAGAAAATGATGTACAAGGTCGTAAAGATGTGAACATGGAGCAAATTTATCAATGGAATCCAGAAATCATTTTTTTAACAAACTTCACAGAAATCCAACCAGAGGATCTTTACAACAATACAATTGAAGGTCAAGACTGGAGTCAAGTAGAAGCCGTAAAAAACAAACAAGTGTACAAAATTCCATTAGGGATTTATCGCTGGTTCCCACCAAGTGGTGATGCACCGTTAATGTTAAAATGGTTAGCAAACATTAACCAACCAGAGCTATTCAATTACGATATGAATGCTGAAATTAAGAGCTACTATAAAGAATTTTATGAATATGACGTAACAGATGAAGAAGTGGAGCAAATTTTACACCCTTCTTCAGCTGCTGCGAAATATTAA